The genomic region CTTTTAATAACGAGAAGAGAAAAATCTACTTAAGGTAAATCGTCTTCCAACTCTTCTTTCGGCACAGGAATCAAATCTTCGCGTGTTACATTCATCGCCAGCAATAAATTTGCCGCAACAAAAATAGAAGAATAAGTACCAATTATAATACCTACTAACAATGCCATAGAGAAGTTATGAATGGCTTCGCCACCTGCAACGAACAAGACAACCAACACAAACAAGGTCGTTAAAGACGTAATCAAAGTACGACCAAGCGTCTGATTAATCGACTCATTAACCAGATCATATGGCGTTGTGTCACGCATAATACGGAAGTTTTCACGAATCCGATCACACACCACTATCGTATCGTTGAGTGAGTAACCAACCACAGCAAGCAATGCTGCCAACACAGTCAGATCAAACTCTACCTCAAATATGGAAAAGAAGCCTAACGTGATAATGACGTCGTGAACCAAAGCTACAACAGACGCAACAGAGAATTTGAACTGGAAGCGCACTGCGACGTAAATCATCACAATTGCCAAGGCAAGCAACATACCTAAGCCACCTTGCTCTCGCAACTCCTCACCCACTTGCGCACCAACAAACTCAGAGCGCTGAAGGGACACATCTGTCTCACCATGATTCTGAAGCGTCGCTAGCACTTCATCGCCAAGGGTTGCTGTGTAGGCATTAGCCATACGAACCACAACATCTGTCGGCGAACCAAAGTTTTGCACAACAATATCTTCATAGCCGTTTTCACCCAACAAAGTACGCACATCATCTAGATTAGGCGCTTCTTCATAAGCCACCTCAATCAATGTACCGCCGGTAAAATCCAACCCGAACTGCAAACCCTTTGTCGCCAAAGAAACAAGAGAGATGAGTATCAGCACAAGTGAAAAGACAGCTACGATTTTACGCATTGCCATAAACGGAATATTTGTCACTTTCATGGCGCTCTCCTAAATGTACAATTTCTTATTTTTACGACCACCATACACAAGATTAACTTGTGCACGAGTTACAACAATTGCCGTAAACATAGAAGTAAGAATACCCAGTGACAATGTCACCGCAAAACCTTTAACAGGACCCGTACCGACCGCAAACAGAATCACAGCGACTAGCAAAGTAGTAATGTTAGCGTCGAAAATAGTTGTAAAGGCGCGATTAAAGCCAGAATGGATAGCTTGCTGATTCGGCACCCCACTGGCCAATTCCTCTTTTATTCGCGAGAAAATCAGCACGTTGGCGTCCACCGCCATCCCCATCGTCAATACGATACCTGCAATACCTGGCAGCGTAAGCGTTGCCCCCAGAATAGACATACAAGCCATCAACAGTATGATATTCAAGCCCAGCGATATGTTGGCAAAAATACCAAATACCTTGTAGTAAACCAGCATGAATAACATAACAACCAACAAACCAATTTGCGCCGAATTAACACCTAACTTGATGTTTTCCGCCCCCAAACTTGGTCCAATTGTACGCTCTTCCACAAAGTAAATTGGCGCAGCCAAAGCACCAGCACGAAGCAACAGAGCCAACTCAGAAGATTCACGAGGACTATCCAACCCTGTAATACGGAATGAATTCCCTAGTGTCGTTTGAATAGTCGCTAAAGAAATAATGCCTTTTTCACTGTAACTTCTGCGCACTTCTTCCATTTTGCCGTCTTTTTCAACAAAACGACTGCGGGACTTATGCTCAATGAAAACAACCGCCATGTTACGGCCTACAGCAGAACGAGTAACTTTACTCATTTGCTTGCCGCCTTTGGAATCCAAACTAATGTTTACCTGTGGGCGTCCATTTTCATCGAAAGAAGAGCTCGCATCAGAAACACTGTCACCCGTAATAATAAGGTCACGCTCTAAACGCGCTGTACGACCACTACCATCACGGAAAGACAAGGTTTCAATATCCGCACCCTTATCATCCAGACCCGCTTCCAAATGGAACTCAAGGTTGGCCGTAGCACCGATAATACGTTTAGCCGCTGCAGTATCCTGTACACCTGGTAATTCCACAACGATACGATTGCTACCTTGACGCTGCACCAAAGGCTCAGCAACACCCAGTTCATTTACACGATTTCGCAATGTTGTTAAGTTTTGCTGTAGCGCATAAGACTCGATTTCTTTCTTAGCAGGCTCTGTAAAACTCACATCCAAAAAGAAATCACTTCCATCCTGACGCGTAGCGTAACGGTATTCAGAAAAATCTTTCTCCAACAAAGTTTCAGCAGAAGCCAAATCTGATTGCTGTAAAAAGCGAATAGAAAGCACACCGTCTTCAATATCTACACTGCGGTAGCGAACACGATCTTTTCGCAACGCCGCTTTCATTTCACTTGAACTAACCTCAAGCTTTTGCTTTAGCGCTGCTGGCGTATCCACTTCCAACAAGAAGTGCACACCACCACGTAAATCAAGGCCCAACTTAGCAGGACCTGCCCCCAACGAAGACAACCAGTCTGGCGTCGTAGGAACAAGGTTAAGTGCGGTTACATAATCATCACCCAGTGCTGCCGCCACAACTGGCTTAGCAGCAAGTTGGTCCTCACCGCTATTAAAGCGCAAGGTACCGCCAGCAGAGGTAAGCTCTGCTTGTTTTAAATCTATATTCGCTTTTGAGAGCGCATTTTTCGCTTTTTGCAAAGCTTGCTCATCAACAACAGCCGTTGCTTTTTGGGTAGATAGTTGTAGCGCTGGATCATCCGGATAAAGGTTTGGGAAGGCATACAGTAGCCCCAAAGCCAAAACAAGAAGAATTAGCAAATACTTCCACAAGGGATACTTGTTAAGCATGAAAATTCCTTTACACCTAAAAAATTAAATGGATCGATAAAGAAGAAAAGCGCCTGGGTAGGCGCTTTTCATAGAAGGTTAAATTGACTTTAACGTTCCCTTAGGCAAAACAGCAGCAACTGAAGATTTTTGAAATTTCATTTCAATGCCTTCAGACACTTCAAGTACTACATAGTTATCGTCTACTTTAGACACTTTACCTAGTACACCACCGCCAGTTACTACCTCAGTACCTTTTGCTAGAGATGCAATCAAGTTTTTATGCTCTTTTGCACGTTTCGCTTGTGGGCGCCACATAAGGAAGTAAAAAATGACAACGAAACCAGCAAGAAGTACTAGATTAAAAATACCCGTATCTGCTGCTGCGCCGCCTTCAGCGTAAGCTGGTGAGATCAATGCGATCATGGTGTTAACTCTCCAATGGTTTATGAAACTGTTGCAAACTCTTTTGTAAAGAAATTCGCATGATTTTGTTTATTATTCACTCAAAGCTGGCGTTTCTAAGCCTCGCTTTGCATAAAACTCATCAACAAAGGCGTCAAATCTACCTTCATCGAGCGCTAGACGCAATCCCGCCATGAGTGTTTGGTAATATCGTAGGTTATGAATCGTATTCAATTGCGCCCCTACCATTTCTTGACACTTATCTAAGTGATGTAAATAAGACCGAGAAAAGTTTTTACAAGTGTAACAATCACATTCTTTGTCTAACGGGCCAACATCATGACGATATTGAGCGTTACGAATACGAACCACACCATCTGATGTAAACAAATGACCGTTTCGAGCATTACGTGTTGGCATCACACAATCAAACATGT from Marinomonas rhizomae harbors:
- the secF gene encoding protein translocase subunit SecF, whose protein sequence is MKVTNIPFMAMRKIVAVFSLVLILISLVSLATKGLQFGLDFTGGTLIEVAYEEAPNLDDVRTLLGENGYEDIVVQNFGSPTDVVVRMANAYTATLGDEVLATLQNHGETDVSLQRSEFVGAQVGEELREQGGLGMLLALAIVMIYVAVRFQFKFSVASVVALVHDVIITLGFFSIFEVEFDLTVLAALLAVVGYSLNDTIVVCDRIRENFRIMRDTTPYDLVNESINQTLGRTLITSLTTLFVLVVLFVAGGEAIHNFSMALLVGIIIGTYSSIFVAANLLLAMNVTREDLIPVPKEELEDDLP
- the yajC gene encoding preprotein translocase subunit YajC, with the translated sequence MIALISPAYAEGGAAADTGIFNLVLLAGFVVIFYFLMWRPQAKRAKEHKNLIASLAKGTEVVTGGGVLGKVSKVDDNYVVLEVSEGIEMKFQKSSVAAVLPKGTLKSI
- the secD gene encoding protein translocase subunit SecD, with product MLNKYPLWKYLLILLVLALGLLYAFPNLYPDDPALQLSTQKATAVVDEQALQKAKNALSKANIDLKQAELTSAGGTLRFNSGEDQLAAKPVVAAALGDDYVTALNLVPTTPDWLSSLGAGPAKLGLDLRGGVHFLLEVDTPAALKQKLEVSSSEMKAALRKDRVRYRSVDIEDGVLSIRFLQQSDLASAETLLEKDFSEYRYATRQDGSDFFLDVSFTEPAKKEIESYALQQNLTTLRNRVNELGVAEPLVQRQGSNRIVVELPGVQDTAAAKRIIGATANLEFHLEAGLDDKGADIETLSFRDGSGRTARLERDLIITGDSVSDASSSFDENGRPQVNISLDSKGGKQMSKVTRSAVGRNMAVVFIEHKSRSRFVEKDGKMEEVRRSYSEKGIISLATIQTTLGNSFRITGLDSPRESSELALLLRAGALAAPIYFVEERTIGPSLGAENIKLGVNSAQIGLLVVMLFMLVYYKVFGIFANISLGLNIILLMACMSILGATLTLPGIAGIVLTMGMAVDANVLIFSRIKEELASGVPNQQAIHSGFNRAFTTIFDANITTLLVAVILFAVGTGPVKGFAVTLSLGILTSMFTAIVVTRAQVNLVYGGRKNKKLYI